Proteins co-encoded in one Eschrichtius robustus isolate mEscRob2 chromosome 8, mEscRob2.pri, whole genome shotgun sequence genomic window:
- the SNX10 gene encoding sorting nexin-10, with translation MFPEQQKEEFVSVWVRDPRIQKEDFWHSYIDYEICIHTNSMCFTMKTSCVRRRYREFVWLRQRLQSNALLVQLPELPSKNLFFNMNNRQHVDQRRQGLEDFLRKVLQNALLLSDSSLHLFLQSHLNSEDIEACVSGQTKYSVEEAIHKFALMNRRFPEEEEEGKKENDIDYDSESSSSGFGHSSDDSSSHGCKMSTALQES, from the exons GAAGGAGGACTTCTGGCATTCTTATATTGACTATGAGATATGTATTCAT aCCAATAGCATGTGTTTTACAATGAAAACATCCTGTGTACGAAGAAGATACAGAGAATTTGTGTGGCTGAGGCAGAGACTCCAAAGTAATGCATTACTGGT aCAACTGCCAGAACTTCCATCTAAAAACCTATTTTTCAACATGAACAATCGCCAGCATGTAGATCAACGCCGTCAGGGTTTGGAAGATTTCCTCAGAAA gGTCCTACAGAATGCACTTCTGCTTTCAGATAGCAGCCTTCACCTCTTCCTGCAAAGCCATCTGAATTCAGAAGACATCGAGGCATGTGTTTCCGGGCAGACTAAGTACTCTGTAGAAGAAGCAATTCACAAGTTTGCCTTGATGAACAGACGTTtccctgaagaagaagaagaaggaaaaaaagaaaatgatatagaTTATGATTCGGAAAG ttcatcctctggGTTTGGACATAGTAGTGATGACAGCAGTTCACACGGATGTAAAATGAGCACAGCTCTGCAGGAATCCTGA